A section of the Kluyveromyces lactis strain NRRL Y-1140 chromosome F complete sequence genome encodes:
- the RNT1 gene encoding ribonuclease III (similar to uniprot|Q02555 Saccharomyces cerevisiae YMR239C RNT1 RNAase III cleaves a stem-loop structure at the 3' end of U2 snRNA to ensure formation of the correct U2 3' end), translated as MTYIKISKSLTQHLKNCQRISEMIDGRIISNDENRIADLYTYSQIIKLEHSITDLVKQLKTVIELSPNIKQYHQALDQLPTMSSDLIPSFDRYQLKLAAELTSLYQLGKLELFNNIIHYSDKFKSGSSTPILPELQNENLDLLSANVTKSLHINSHENSKATDEEEEEDDDEDGYEVIDNAVTDLKKGKEWPPKLPKIKNPVIRARVFIHKSMINDKLYLTDQEIIRSHNERLEFLGDSILNTTMTTIIYNKFPHFDEGQLSQLRMRLINNELLKEWSFLYKFPDELKTHNVKPDDNKDGKQKLYADVFEAYIGGLVEDNGKKNLPKIRKWLAKLAEPVISKGLNSDITLENTTEVDVNAKKTLYSLIGYAALNLHYYPVHKPTSTDPNAIVECRITGGKVLGRGVGKNIKIAGMRAAEDVLNNKELIEKYVSLRASLPKSESVIKANNDNTKKRKHEGHSNDRGKLKLLADGSFAFK; from the coding sequence ATGACCTATATCAAGATATCTAAATCTCTTACTCAGCACCTCAAGAACTGCCAAAGGATTTCCGAAATGATAGACGGTCGTATTATCTCCAACGACGAAAATAGAATTGCTGACCTCTATACATATTCACAAATCATCAAGTTGGAGCATTCTATTACTGATTTAGTAAAGCAACTAAAGACAGTTATTGAACTCTCACCAAATATCAAACAGTATCACCAGGCACTAGACCAGTTACCTACAATGTCTAGCGATTTGATCCCATCTTTTGATAGATACCAGCTTAAGTTGGCCGCTGAATTGACTTCATTGTATCAACTGGGTAAACTAGAGCTATTCAATAATATTATTCATTACAGTGATAAGTTCAAAAGTGGAAGCTCCACACCGATATTACCTGAACTACAAAATGAAAACCTTGATTTACTCTCAGCCAATGTTACCAAATCATTACATATAAATTCTCACGAAAATTCAAAAGCTACcgatgaggaagaagaggaagacgatgatgaagatggatATGAGGTTATAGATAATGCAGTGACTGATCTAAAAAAAGGTAAAGAATGGCCTCCGAAACTGCCGAAAATCAAAAACCCTGTGATCAGGGCTCGTGTCTTTATTCATAAATCAATGATTAACGATAAACTGTATTTAACTGaccaagaaattatcaGATCACATAATGAAAGACTGGAGTTTTTAGGTGATTCCATATTGAATACAACAATGACCACTATCATTTATAACAAGTTTCCACATTTTGATGAAGGGCAACTCTCTCAACTCAGAATGAGATTGATCAACAACGAGCTGTTAAAAGAATGGTCTTTTCTATACAAGTTTCcagatgaattgaagactCACAATGTAAAACCTGATGACAACAAAGATGGAAAACAAAAGCTATACGCTGATGTTTTTGAAGCTTACATTGGTGGCTTAGTAGAAGATAATGGTAAGAAAAACCTTCCAAAAATAAGGAAATGGCTTGCGAAATTGGCAGAACCTGTTATATCAAAGGGACTAAATTCTGACATAACACTAGAAAATACGACAGAAGTTGATGTAAACGCCAAGAAAACCCTTTACTCTTTGATCGGATATGCAGCGCTAAATCTCCATTACTACCCTGTCCACAAACCAACCTCTACTGACCCAAATGCCATAGTGGAATGCAGGATTACTGGCGGTAAAGTATTGGGCAGAGGTGTCGGAAAGAACATAAAGATAGCAGGAATGCGTGCTGCAGAGGACGTCTTAAATAATAAGGAGCTAATAGAGAAATACGTGAGCCTGCGAGCTTCCCTCCCAAAATCTGAATCTGTGATTAAGGCAAACAATGATAATACCAAGAAGCGGAAACACGAAGGTCACAGTAATGATCGCGGCAAATTAAAACTACTAGCAGATGGATCTTTTGCATTCAAATAG
- a CDS encoding uncharacterized protein (similar to uniprot|Q12362 Saccharomyces cerevisiae and weakly similar to YDL036C uniprot|Q12069 Saccharomyces cerevisiae YDL036C Hypothetical ORF), whose translation MKVTSRTLLRKGSGIAQNMATPILNEMDAAKKRPVNYKLLQEAKKSKISAKGIGKMRDKQGFQLKIQDVNGSRNKQTDPDYDVKIEGALRKIVPYFFTYKTFCKERWRDRKLIDIFIDEFRDRSPEYYRKTIAAGKVYLNDSVADLDSVVRNGDLITHEIHRHEPSVTSRLIKTVFEDDDLLVIDKPSGIPVHPTGRYRFNTVTKILEKERGYTVHPCNRLDRLTSGLMFLAKNPRGADRMADQMKAREVSKEYVARVVGEFPVGLIVVDKPLRTVDPKVGLNVTCKITDEGAKEARTSFERISFDGKTSIVRCKPFTGRTHQIRVHLQHLGHPIANDPIYSNPHIWGPSLGKDYEGDFSDIIGSLDLVGKTESAESWMHPDSFGEVLLGQQCEICDTELYSDPGPNDLDLWLHAYRYESTELDSDGKKLWSYRTDFPDWAIEPHRKFMELAIDEARNCGETQTAFNVGALLVNGTDILSTGYSRELPGNTHAEQCALDKYFTKSEGAKLPDGTIIYTTMEPCSLRLSGNLPCVDRIIQTTGAIKTVFVGVMEPDIFVKNNTSYHKLAQYGIDYILIPGYEEECLKVACKGHDKTQN comes from the coding sequence ATGAAGGTAACGAGTCGGACTTTATTAAGAAAAGGTTCTGGCATCGCACAAAATATGGCAACACCAATACTAAATGAAATGGATGCGGCTAAGAAGAGACCTGTTAATTACAAGCTTTTGCAAGAAGCCAAGAAGAGCAAAATCAGTGCGAAAGGCATCGGAAAGATGCGCGACAAGCAAGGGTTCCAGTTAAAAATTCAAGATGTCAACGGCTCAAGAAATAAACAAACGGACCCTGACTATGATGTTAAGATCGAAGGGGCACTGCGCAAGATTGTACCATATTTTTTCACTTACAAAACGTTTTGCAAGGAGAGATGGAGAGACAGAAAGTTAATTGACATcttcattgatgaatttagAGACCGCTCTCCTGAATATTATAGAAAGACAATTGCAGCGGGTAAAGTGTACCTCAATGACTCTGTGGCAGACCTTGATTCAGTGGTACGTAACGGTGATTTAATTACGCATGAGATTCATAGACATGAGCCTTCGGTGACTTCAAGACTTATAAAAACGgtgtttgaagatgatgatctGTTAGTAATAGATAAACCTAGCGGAATACCGGTACATCCAACTGGTAGATATCGATTCAATACTGTGACTAAAATTTTGGAGAAAGAACGAGGCTATACTGTCCACCCATGTAACAGGTTGGATAGATTGACAAGCGGATTGATGTTTTTGGCAAAAAATCCAAGAGGCGCAGATAGAATGGCAGATCAAATGAAAGCTAGAGAAGTCAGTAAAGAATATGTGGCAAGGGTGGTAGGAGAGTTTCCTGTCGGGTTAATAGTTGTCGATAAACCGTTGAGAACCGTCGATCCAAAAGTCGGTCTCAATGTCACTTGTAAAATTACGGATGAAGGTGCCAAGGAAGCTCGAACTAGCTTTGAAAGGATAAGTTTCGATGGCAAGACTAGTATTGTTAGGTGCAAGCCATTCACTGGTAGAACTCATCAAATTAGAGTTCATCTACAACATCTAGGACATCCCATTGCTAACGATCCTATATACTCAAATCCTCACATTTGGGGACCATCCTTGGGCAAAGATTACGAAGGAGATTTCTCAGATATTATAGGGAGCTTAGATCTTGTCGGCAAGACTGAGTCCGCCGAGAGTTGGATGCATCCTGATTCATTTGGTGAAGTCTTACTCGGTCAGCAATGTGAAATTTGTGACACAGAGCTATATTCAGATCCTGGTCCAAATGATCTTGATTTGTGGCTTCATGCTTATCGGTACGAATCCACCGAGCTTGATTCTGatggaaaaaaattatgGAGTTACAGAACGGACTTCCCTGACTGGGCGATTGAGCCGCACAGAAAATTTATGGAGTTGGCGATAGATGAGGCAAGAAATTGTGGTGAAACTCAAACTGCCTTTAATGTAGGCGCACTCCTTGTCAACGGAACTGATATACTTTCCACCGGTTATTCGAGAGAATTACCAGGAAATACTCATGCTGAGCAATGTGCATTAGATAAATACTTCACAAAATCAGAAGGTGCGAAACTTCCAGATGGAACCATCATTTACACAACAATGGAACCTTGTTCTCTAAGGCTCAGTGGTAACTTGCCATGCGTAGACCGAATAATCCAAACAACTGGCGCTATAAAGACTGTCTTCGTGGGTGTTATGGAACCGGACATTTTTGTCAAGAATAATACCAGCTATCACAAGTTGGCACAATATGGAATCGACTATATTCTCATTCCTGGTTATGAGGAAGAGTGCTTAAAGGTTGCATGTAAAGGTCACGACAAAACCCAGAACTAA
- the ISW2 gene encoding DNA translocase (similar to uniprot|Q08773 Saccharomyces cerevisiae YOR304W ISW2 Member of the imitation-switch (ISWI) class of ATP-dependent chromatin remodeling complexes ATPase component that with Itc1p forms a complex required for repression of a-specific genes INO1 and early meiotic genes during mitotic growth) yields MENPVSNNQHDEKYWSERRSKFLLDVDPKIAKQRNKEDTYIRFKHLLQITDLFRHFIGIRAKYDKNMQKLLKTIDAENKVAGTLKEPAGHLARAPRHYRKTEQEEDAELMEDEEVELEEDTTILTQSPSFIKEGKLRDYQVYGLNWLISLHESKLSGILADEMGLGKTLQSISFLGYLRYIKGIEGPYIVIVPKSTLDNWQREFAKWTPEVKTVILQGDKDFRKELIETKILTCNFDVLITSYEMVLKEKLTLKRFAWEYILIDEAHRIKNEQSALSQVIRLFYSKNRLLITGTPLQNNLHELWALLNFLLPDVFGDSEVFDEWFQQNGKEEDQEVVVQQLHSVLQPFLLRRVKSEVEKSLLPKKEINLYVGMTDMQIEWYKSLLEKDIDAVNGAVGKREGKTRLLNIVMQLRKCCNHPYLFEGAEPGPPYTTDEHLVFNSGKMIVLDKLLKKKKEQGSRVLIFSQMSRLLDILEDYCYFRGYEYCRIDGSTSHDERVEAIDEYNKPNSEKFIFLLTTRAGGLGINLVTADTVVLYDSDWNPQADLQAMDRAHRIGQKKQVFVYRFVTENAIEEKVIERAAQKLRLDQLVIQQGTGKKTSALTNNKDDLIDMIQFGARDMLQHGSGNITVDEDIDEILKKGERKTLELNAKYESLGLDDLQKFNGMADQSAYEWNGTNFEKKKPDDHTVDWINPPKRERRREQPLYSVDDYYREVIGNGKSKPSGSNTPALKLPKQPKVIRMTYYQFAHPEFVRLQELEQLWYKKSVGYKITAYDVKEHADESEGDDDDEEDSRSDGESDDTNNAQKQEDDIDAKIAEEQAKIDAAEEFTDENLEQKQRFLEESFYNWNKREFLAFISACIKFGRDNYVSISKAIHTKTPEEVQRYSETFWKRYKEVQGWEKYVANIEAGEKKTEKLKIQETILKQKLQQYQYPLVELKILYPPNNTRRTYNSLEDIFLLVTVGNLGLFASNLYERVKQEILKSPLFIFSWFIKTRTPLDISKRIATLLTLVQREHEGVEHKRKRKTVTSADDQPNDSHNLNANVVSSPPSKRIHTDKQFID; encoded by the coding sequence ATGGAGAATCCTGTTAGCAATAATCAACATGATGAGAAGTACTGGTCCGAAAGAAGATCTAAGTTCTTACTTGATGTTGATCCGAAAATAGCTAAACAAAGGAATAAAGAAGACACTTATATTCGCTTCAAGCACCTTTTGCAAATTACTGATCTTTTCAGACACTTTATTGGGATCAGAGCCAAATATGATAAAAACATGCAAAAATTACTGAAGACCATAGATGCTGAAAACAAAGTTGCTGGAACGTTGAAAGAGCCAGCCGGTCATCTCGCTAGGGCTCCAAGGCACTATAGAAAGacagaacaagaagaagatgctGAATTGATGGAGGATGAGGAAGTTGAGTTAGAAGAGGATACAACAATTTTGACACAATCACCGAGTTTCATAAAGGAAGGGAAATTAAGAGATTATCAAGTTTACGGTCTGAATTGGTTGATTTCTCTACATGAAAGCAAGCTTTCTGGGATTTTGGCTGATGAAATGGGACTTGGTAAAACGTTGCAATCAATATCGTTCCTAGGTTATCTTCGGTATATTAAAGGTATCGAGGGGCCATATATTGTGATTGTACCTAAATCCACACTAGATAACTGGCAAAGAGAGTTTGCCAAATGGACTCCTGAAGTCAAAACAGTCATTCTTCAAGGTGACAAGGATTTCAGAAAAGAACTCATTGAAACTAAGATTTTAACATGTAACTTTGACGTGCTAATTACCTCTTATGAGAtggtattgaaagagaagTTAACACTTAAAAGATTTGCATGGGAATATATTCTAATCGACGAAGCTCATCGAATTAAGAATGAACAGAGCGCCTTGTCACAGGTGATAAGACTGTTTTACTCCAAAAATCGTCTCTTAATCACTGGTACACCTCTACAGAACAATTTGCATGAACTTTGGgctcttttgaatttcttaCTACCTGATGTCTTTGGTGACTCAGAAGTATTTGATGAATGGTTCCAACAAAACggaaaggaagaagatcaagagGTTGTTGTTCAGCAACTTCATTCGGTTTTACAACCTTTTTTACTTAGAAGAGTGAAATCTGAGGTCGAAAAATCATTACTTCcgaagaaagagattaaTCTATACGTAGGGATGACGGACATGCAAATAGAATGGTACAAATCACTATTGGAGAAAGACATCGATGCCGTAAATGGAGCCGTCGGTAAGCGAGAAGGTAAAACAAGATTATTAAATATTGTTATGCAGTTGAGAAAGTGTTGCAATCATCCATACCTTTTCGAAGGAGCAGAACCTGGCCCTCCTTATACTACAGATGAACATTTAGTCTTCAATTCGGGAAAAATGATTGTACTTGATAAATTGctaaaaaagaaaaaggaacaaGGCTCGAGAGTCCTTATATTTTCACAAATGTCACGGTTGCTAGATATTTTAGAAGATTACTGTTATTTCAGGGGATATGAATACTGCAGAATTGATGGCTCAACTTCGCATGATGAAAGAGTTGAAGCTATTGATGAGTATAATAAACCAAATTCGGAAaaatttatttttttacttACTACTCGTGCTGGAGGATTGGGTATTAACTTAGTGACAGCCGATACTGTTGTACTCTATGATTCCGATTGGAATCCACAGGCCGATTTACAAGCCATGGATCGTGCTCATAGGATTGGTCAAAAAAAACAGGTGTTTGTGTATAGATTCGTCACCGAAAATgcaattgaagagaaagtGATAGAGAGGGCTGCTCAAAAACTTAGATTAGACCAGTTGGTAATTCAGCAGGGTACAGGAAAGAAGACTTCGGCGCTGACGAACAACAAAGATGACCTAATTGATATGATACAATTTGGAGCAAGAGATATGCTTCAGCATGGCTCTGGTAATATAACTGTTGATGAAGacattgatgaaattttgaaaaaggGTGAGAGAAAGACATTGGAACTTAATGCAAAATATGAATCTCTTGGTCTCGATGACCTACAAAAGTTCAATGGTATGGCTGATCAATCCGCTTACGAATGGAATGGAACAAAttttgagaagaagaagccAGATGATCATACTGTTGATTGGATCAATCCGCCTAAAAGAGAGCGTAGACGAGAACAGCCTCTGTATTCAGTGGATGATTATTATAGAGAAGTTATAGGTAATGGAAAGAGCAAACCTTCAGGAAGCAACACCCCAGCTCTGAAATTACCAAAACAACCTAAAGTTATTCGTATGACTTATTATCAGTTTGCACATCCAGAATTTGTCCGGCTACAGGAGCTAGAACAACTTTGGTATAAGAAAAGTGTCGGATACAAAATCACCGCATATGATGTTAAAGAACACGCAGATGAAAGTGAGGgtgacgatgatgacgaagaggATTCCAGATCGGACGGAGAATCAGATGATACTAACAATGCacaaaaacaagaagatgatattgaCGCTAAGATTGCTGAAGAGCAAGCAAAAATTGACGCTGCTGAAGAATTCACTGATgaaaatttggaacaaaagCAAAGATTCCTGGAAGAATCTTTCTATAATTGGAATAAACGTGAATTTTTAGCCTTCATCAGTGCATGCATAAAATTTGGTAGAGACAATTATGTTTCAATATCCAAAGCAATTCATACGAAAACGCCAGAGGAAGTTCAGAGGTACTCTGAAACGTTTTGGAAACGCTACAAGGAAGTCCAAGGATGGGAGAAGTATGTCGCAAACATCGAAGCtggtgaaaagaagacTGAAAAGCTAAAGATACAGGAAACAATTTTGAAGCAGAAGCTTCAGCAATATCAGTATCCCTTAgtagaattgaaaatattatatcCTCCCAACAATACCAGAAGAACTTACAATTCATTAGAAGATATATTTTTACTCGTTACTGTCGGTAACTTGGGTTTGTTTGCCAGTAATCTATATGAAAGAGTCAAGCAGGAAATACTGAAAAGTCCATTGTTCATATTTTCTTGGTTTATTAAAACAAGGACACCTTTGGATATTTCTAAGAGAATAGCCACTCTATTAACACTTGTGCAACGTGAACATGAAGGGGTAGAAcacaaaagaaaacgtaAAACCGTTACTTCTGCTGACGACCAACCAAATGATAGTCACAACCTTAACGCTAACGTGGTGTCTTCACCACCCTCAAAAAGAATACATACTGATAAGCAGTTTATAGATTAG
- a CDS encoding uncharacterized protein (conserved hypothetical protein), with translation MTDVRDCMGRTLSYHLSMWPAANDSQLKRINLMDQDWESGYTAFHLCMLSFQLEKCYKLYARSLQDPHDAGKSWQITDKSGMSPLLLLQSMVMNKAGYKRKLLNKDVKSGKSYSRCFNFGSNVNMQLGTGDNNDRLTSWYEIDSWKMCDNDLRFKSCCMTKYYSLLLMVDKDGTNSAYITGRSTKLNLFGKRDLFRYVKFSDKKLQDIKCSNHHIIAKTTNGNILLWGSNKYGQLGLNPKTTEFSDQPNSIELGLGKDDLIACSNIHTCVLSKSGSIKSWGLDVGQFGSTSKFKKETPYLDQKGQISPQPVTSFLPADINEPTVLVCTDLVTFILCGGNRLFALTNYRILTVKTTPSLHDSFDKFFSRKFHDHQIVDIKCKDSHGKNLMLLYDDGTVACIPDFKKSPIPQCFWRPKYSWDKCISFDIGSAGQLIVLTAKSDIYSSPLLGRKFTKLQDSMAGASSCQVSCDPLFASFNVLTAEHTAMITEPDFKQQSNLKLNDNYDLDVIFNGKRLTSCHRAILAAAQEKLYLELITNGKIVWRNKLEAIDMNLSTENGYVWTLEIFGPEDFGIYFKSCISCYYSVSDENMQALNCATLQNFIDVYYLPSFFTQPSTLERNIKISIQPDFPVSPNVTLLLEDGKSVLAYSFILQAHSMYFRRLFSQTWSANFSDHKVDWTDLSYDICRSILDCIYNISCQKKSTQVLDKIAFNMGHQRYHDRLLHMLEISDKFMLLTLVQHIESQLISSVNSNNVIAFWIAASDLNLPDLAANCQEYIFRNPSVLFSSDTVEHIMQNITSEMWKSIEQKFRTELGMCSQESWYYGPKASDYIRQLEKNIVAFNSHFISEENPLEILVDSVIYKKHRQKSGLDVRKPSISKTTRSSSINENLVNIRKPSAVAQNSIAWNKSYNMTDSAIDDDDDQSTFVEVSKKKKRRPSSITRAASIDDKAAHEIHTNMDGNRLLVRKNSSEHSFPALGETTNKSNSTVKIKIKKETQKEKIKRMAEEAKFQEKPNEDKTKVWGQHMRKSPLTNKQSTKVTVSSEVKNLSGVKPASTKFPTLHEAVKNGKKPTGMVAISGDGTKQTMPLYASTKSNLSWVAKETTPTPTKSIQEALEEAKFLKWWNEESQRIQAQQAASEMLMGMETGIPSSKPGSLKKSSSIQSNGKRKSKSADKSMRGNNTSKISTNQPEKHDQTSNTSNNRRRSCTNPNRQS, from the coding sequence ATGACCGATGTGAGAGATTGTATGGGAAGAACTCTTTCGTATCACTTGTCCATGTGGCCAGCTGCTAATGATTCACAGTTGAAAAGGATCAACCTCATGGATCAAGATTGGGAGAGCGGATATACTGCGTTTCATTTGTGTATGCTAAGCTTCCAATTAGAGAAATGTTACAAGTTGTACGCAAGAAGCCTACAGGATCCGCATGATGCTGGTAAATCCTGGCAAATAACTGATAAATCTGGTATGTCACCTTTACTGCTATTGCAATCGATGGTTATGAATAAGGCAGGGTATAAGAGGAAACTACTCAATAAGGATGTCAAGAGTGGAAAATCCTACTCCAGATGTTTCAATTTTGGTTCCAATGTCAACATGCAGTTAGGTACCGGTGATAATAATGATAGATTAACCTCATGGTATGAAATTGATTCTTGGAAGATGTGTGATAATGATCTAAGATTTAAATCATGCTGTATGACCAAATACTACTCTCTGTTATTGATGGTAGACAAGGATGGAACAAATTCAGCATACATCACTGGCCGTTCTACGAAATTAAATTTGTTTGGAAAAAGAGATCTCTTCAGGTATGTAAAATTCTCTGACAAGAAATTACAAGATATCAAGTGCTCCAATCATCATATAATTGCCAAAACAACCAATGGAAATATACTTTTATGGGGGTCCAATAAATATGGTCAATTGGGTTTAAACCCTAAAACCACCGAGTTTTCAGATCAACCCAATTCAATAGAGCTTGGACTCGGAAAAGATGATCTAATCGCATGTTCGAATATACACACATGCGTGCTATCAAAATCTGGttcaatcaaatcttgGGGATTAGACGTTGGTCAATTTGGATCTACTAGtaaattcaaaaaagaGACCCCTTATCTCGATCAAAAAGGACAAATTTCGCCACAACCAGTTACCTCGTTTTTACCAGCTGATATAAACGAGCCGACTGTTCTTGTCTGTACAGACCTCGttacttttattttatgCGGTGGAAATCGACTATTTGCGCTTACGAATTATAGAATATTGACAGTTAAAACGACACCTTCACTGCACGATTCTTTCGACAAGTTTTTCAGTCGAAAATTTCATGATCATCAAATAGTTGATATCAAATGCAAAGACTCACATGGTAAAAACCTGATGTTACTCTATGATGACGGTACCGTTGCTTGTATTCCGGATTTCAAAAAGTCACCTATACCACAATGTTTCTGGAGGCCGAAGTACTCCTGGGATAAGTGTATATCTTTCGATATAGGCAGTGCTGGGCAGCTTATTGTTTTAACTGCGAAAAGTGATATTTACTCAAGTCCTTTGTTAGGTCGTAAGTTCACCAAGTTACAAGATAGTATGGCAGGTGCCTCATCTTGTCAGGTATCTTGCGATCCATTGTTTGCTTCATTCAATGTTTTAACAGCCGAACATACTGCAATGATTACTGAACCTGATTTTAAACAACAATCTAATCTTAAGTTAAATGACAATTATGACCTTGATGTGATATTTAATGGGAAAAGGTTGACATCTTGCCATAGGGCAATACTTGCAGCCGCCCAGGAAAAGCTTTACTTGGAACTAATAACTAatggaaaaattgtttgGAGGAACAAATTAGAAGCTATTGATATGAATCTAAGTACAGAAAATGGTTATGTGTGGACGCTCGAGATCTTCGGACCTGAGGACTTCGGcatttatttcaaaagctGCATTTCTTGTTATTATTCAGTCTCCGACGAAAATATGCAAGCTCTCAATTGTGCAACTCTTCAGAACTTTATTGATGTCTATTACTTACCGAGTTTTTTTACACAACCAAGTACTTTAGAAAGAAacatcaaaatttcaatacAACCTGATTTTCCAGTCTCACCGAATGTCACCCTTCTTTTAGAGGACGGTAAGAGTGTTCTGGCCTACTCATTTATTTTACAGGCCCATTCTATGTATTTCAGAAGACTTTTCTCTCAAACCTGGTCAGCTAATTTCAGCGATCATAAAGTGGACTGGACAGATCTCTCTTATGATATCTGCAGAAGCATTCTTGATTGCATCTATAATATATCCTGTCAAAAGAAATCTACTCAGGTACTTGATAAAATTGCATTCAATATGGGACATCAAAGGTATCACGATAGGTTATTGCACATGCTTGAAATATCAGATAAATTTATGCTTTTGACGTTAGTCCAACATATAGAAAGCCAGTTGATATCATCAGTTAATTCAAACAATGTTATTGCTTTCTGGATTGCAGCTAGCGACCTTAATTTACCGGATTTAGCCGCCAACTGTCAGGAGTATATCTTCAGGAATCCTTCTGTCTTATTTAGCTCTGACACCGTAGAGCATATCATGCAAAACATCACATCAGAAATGTGGAAATCCATTGAGCAAAAATTTAGAACAGAATTAGGCATGTGCTCACAGGAAAGTTGGTATTATGGACCGAAAGCGTCAGATTACATTCGTCAACTGGAAAAGAATATTGTCGCTTTCAATTCTCATTTCATCTCGGAGGAAAATCCATTGGAGATTTTGGTAGACTCAGTTATTTATAAAAAGCATAGACAAAAGAGTGGTTTAGATGTAAGGAAACCCAGCATCAGTAAAACTACACGAAGCTCATCCATCAATGAGAATCTGGTAAATATTAGAAAACCAAGCGCTGTAGCCCAGAATTCGATTGCTTGGAATAAGTCATATAACATGACAGATTCCGcaattgatgatgacgatgatcAGTCTACTTTTGTTGAGGTTtctaagaagaagaaacgaAGACCATCCAGCATAACAAGAGCTGCTTCGATAGATGACAAAGCGGCGCATGAAATTCATACCAACATGGACGGGAACAGGTTACTGGTTCGCAAAAATAGTTCAGAACATTCATTCCCTGCTCTTGGTGAAACGACTAACAAGTCAAATAGTACCGTCAagataaaaataaagaaggaaactcaaaaagagaaaattaAACGGATGGCTGAGGAAGCCAAATTCCAGGAGAAGCCAAATGAAGACAAGACTAAAGTTTGGGGCCAACATATGAGGAAGTCCCCGTtaacaaacaaacaatcAACAAAAGTGACTGTATCTTCGGAGGTAAAAAATCTTTCAGGTGTAAAGCCAGCTTCGACCAAATTTCCAACGTTGCATGAAGCTGTGAAAAACGGGAAAAAGCCAACAGGTATGGTCGCAATTTCGGGTGACGGTACGAAGCAAACTATGCCATTATATGCCTCTACCAAGAGTAACTTATCCTGGGTCGCTAAGGAAACGACACCCACACCAACAAAATCTATTCAGGAAGCTTTGGAGGAAGcaaaatttttgaagtgGTGGAATGAAGAATCACAAAGGATACAAGCCCAACAAGCGGCGTCGGAGATGCTAATGGGAATGGAGACCGGAATCCCATCTTCGAAGCCTGGTTCCCTTAAAAAATCTTCTTCGATACAATCTAATGGTAAACGCAAAAGTAAATCAGCGGATAAATCTATGCGTGGAAATAACACATCCAAAATATCGACAAATCAACCTGAAAAGCATGATCAGACATCCAATACGAGTAAcaatcgaagaagaagttgcaCAAATCCAAATAGACAATCCTAA